The Larus michahellis chromosome 2, bLarMic1.1, whole genome shotgun sequence genome window below encodes:
- the EIF1B gene encoding eukaryotic translation initiation factor 1b produces the protein MSSIQNLQSFDPFADATKGDDLLPAGTEDYIHIRIQQRNGRKTLTTVQGIADDYDKKKLVKAFKKKFACNGTVIEHPEYGEVIQLQGDQRKNICQFLLEIGIVKEEQLKVHGF, from the exons ATGTCATCTATCCAGAACCTCCAATCCTTCG ACCCCTTTGCTGATGCAACAAAGGGTGACGACTTACTCCCAGCAGGGACTGAGGATTACATTCATATAAGGATCCAGCAACGAAACGGAAGAAAGACACTAACAACTGTTCAGGGAATTGCAGATGATTATGACAAGAAGAAACTTGTGAAAGCTTTCAAAAAG AAATTTGCTTGTAATGGTACTGTGATTGAACATCCCGAATACGGTGAAGTTATCCAGCTTCAAGGTGACCAGAGGAAGAACATATGCCAATTTCTCTTGGAG ATTGGCATTGTCAAGGAAGAACAACTGAAAGTTCATGGTTTCTAA